DNA from Phragmites australis chromosome 16, lpPhrAust1.1, whole genome shotgun sequence:
TGAAAACGTTGTTTTGTCTTGCTACAACATTTGTCTGAGTTTTGGACCTGTGGTTGTGGTTCATGGCATGGGTGATGCTGCCATGTATAAATTTGATGTTTTGTGATACAAAACATGCTCAGGTTATAGTTCTTTTGTGTTGCTCTTAATCATGTAAAAATCTGAAGCTTCCCCTTATAAACATATAACAAACTGAAGCTTCCCCTTAATCATGTTACAAGCTGAAGCTATATTGTATTTGACTCCTTATTTCCACCTTGCGACTTGTGCCATCATTTCTAGATATGAgaaatattttcaaattataattatttaatttcttTGTTCCTCTTACTCCTCATTCCAGCAACTAACAAAGTATAGGTTGCTGTTTTCTTGTATTGAATTTATAGGCTAGGACAGGTTGTACAATGCGTCCTGCCTTCCTCCATATTATATTGTGTAGCTATAGTGTTTTGAGCACCTCATGCTTTATTTGTCAAAAGAAGGAAATTGGTGTAGTAGAGTACTCCAGTTTTTTGCATGCTTATCTAGCGCTACTCACCACTCACTCCCATCACCCAAAAAAGATATGAGCGACCAAGTGATCTCTGCTGAATTTCTTCCGCGTGCAGTGAGGGTCGCAGAAACCGGTGATACGTGTAGCAGGACTCTAAAGAAACTAAAAAAACCATTTATTTCTTAATACATCTGTTACGTTCATTAGATTTACTTATCTATTAGTCATCCATGCATGTGCTGATCAGATCAGATAGGTTATCTGGGCGGGCAACATAGAAGTGGGCTGCTGTAGCATAATTCAATTCAATTAGGCCCAGTGTGGCAGTATCCTCTTGTTTATTTTCACTTTCTTTTTTCCAATACAAATTTGTTAGATGGGGAGATTGGACGGACATACTCGATTAGCCAACTGATTGCGACAATTCTGTGCTCCCGAGTCTTCACCATcagtactactactactacctAACCTAACTCCGTGCCAACCAAGGCTCCAAATCTATCGATCCAATTGCCTACCTAACTCGATAAAAGTTCATGTTGAATTGTACTTGGTCATTTTAGTAGCACAATCAAGTGCAGGACAGATCTTTCCTGCGCCTGTCTTGCTATTCGCAGGCGGTTGTTGCCAACATCTCTTGGCATTGAATCGAGGCACATGTAGCTTCTACTTCCATGGACGACTCCGTCAGTAACCGGCCAAACGACGGGGCTGCTCCTTCTCCCATATTCCAAGAGCCTAACCCCCTGTTCTGTTCTTCGTCTTAAAATTAAAGTTCAGTTTAATCTAacagttttttgtttttgtttttgtcctTACTATAGTCAAAGTAAGTTGCATGGTCTACTGCCTCAAAGAAGACCTTGTGGGTCGGTTTCCCACTCTCTGCCCACTAGTTTCAGGCTTTTCTGCTGGTGAGACCGCGTTCGCGAGAGACTGTCTTCCCCTTTCCAGGCTCTGTAAACGCCAAGGTACTCGTATGCTCTTGTGATCCTCCATGCAACTTGTAATTTCCAAGATCCTTGCTCGCCTTCTGTCCTTGCATCTTGTTTGCATCAGCCGCTGCAAtctatttctttctctttataAGCTTTCGCTCTGTCTAGAATCTTGTTTGCATCAGCGCCATAGGCGATTCTTGGCTAGGCGACAGTAGCGCGAGTCCACAGCAGCCCGTGAGCATGTCAGATGGCCTGCTTCGCTTACCACAGTCCACAGCAGCAGGGGACGTGAGAAGCTAGCTATGCTAGGTCAGGAATCCATGGATCGCATGATCACAGTTGGTTCTCCAGCAGTCCGTCCGCCCATTTCCAGTTCCACAGAGAAGACGCCAACACAAACACTTTCCCCAACTCCTGCCTCTTTGCAGCTTGGGCTCCCAAGTCTTCGGCCTTTCCGGTGCAAGTGCAAAGTCCGGTGGTGGCAACACGCGGCTTCCACATGTCCatgcctccccccccccccccccccacttttCTCTCAATTGCATGTGTCAGCTGTTGAATTAGAAAAAGATGATACAAATTAGAATTTTCTTCCTCCAGTCGGGATCTGGACGACTGGCGTAGTGTGGTTCGATCAGAAAAAGTGGTAACGCACTAGTTCTGGCTATTTGCTTGTGACGACTACACTCAAATATCCTTTGACGGCTGAAATTCCTTTGGAGGCTAGTAGAAATTTTGCAGGAAAAACATGATTCACGAATGTCCCATTTCTAAAAGATTGTTCAGTTTCAACAATGTAATTTTGTAATCCCACAAATAAGTACCGCTTCATGTTGATAACATCCCTTGCAATTCCTAGCAGAGGAAGCTACTTTACAAGAAAATCCAACAGCTTTCTATTCAGGAAAATCCAAGATTCCCTTTTTTTATTGATAATCCAACAGCTTACTATGTATCTAGCTTTGTTTTCCCTTGATAGAAAGAAAATACGTCTTTCGCTGTAGCAATCACTCAGCCACTTCCATCTTCTCCACTCCATTCCATTCCCGCAGCTTACAGCAAGTCCCTCACAAGTGTACTACTACTGCTCCTGCTGCTAATCACATGCAATTCGGCAACGCCATTACTGCTGCCTTTCAGCTAGCAGTATGCATtttctatatatacacacacaggCTTGCACGATGCTGGGTTTCGTGGCTCACCTCTCATGCATGCGCCTGTCTGCCTGAAGCTGCTGCAAGAACCTTTTGCCGTGCTGCATGGGACCTCCGCGGGCGGCCGGCGTTGATGCCACCGCCGGCGTCAAGGTCAAGGTCAGCGACCGATATGTGAGTGCTCTTCTGCCAGCCTGCATCAACTGTTGATTGAATGTAACAGGATTGCTTGACCGATCCTTTTGAGACATGTGGATGTCGAGATGTGTTGATCTGTGTGTGACGTGCATGCGCAGGTTGAGATAAAAAATGGCATCCTTGGTAAGTAGTTAGTGGTTAATTTAGGATAATTGCTATTAAAATTTGACATAGGCTCATTAAGTTAAAACTTGACACACTGTGTATAGTAGAATGGGTTTGCATGGGCATGCATTGTATTTTCGTTTTCGCTCAGAATTCTATTTCTATTGTGTGTTCTTTTAGAATATGATAACTTTATGTTGACCGTGACTTTGTTAACATTAAGTTGTTTAGAGCTATGTCCGAGAATAAGAGAAGGCGAAGTGGATGGAAATACTCTTCTGCTGTAGCCAGTCAGCCACTTCATCTTCTCCACTCAGTCACTAGTGTACCGACCggccaaccaccacaaattAAAGACGCGGACGAGACCGCCATTGCCgcccttctcctcttctccttgGCTTCGACTCAACTCCACGCACGTTTGCTTGCTTTCCAAACCAAGGGACAACCGCCCATCTAAGCAGCGCCACATCGCATCCTCTCCCCGACTGCAGCGAGCAGCAACTAGTTTCCGGAAGACGGCCAAGTGATTGATTGATCTGTCCATCATCCCATGGGGAAACTTGGGTACTACTGCTACTACCGGTACCACTACACCTCACATGCATCCATGGGCGACGCCGGCCATTACTGCTACCTTTCAGCCAGCCACTTCCTATATATACGCACACACTTGCACGGTGCTGGTTTCGTGGCTCGCCTCTCGTGCCTAGCTGAGCTGCAGGGACCTCGTGCCGTGCTGCATGGGACCGCCGGCCGGCGTCAAGGTCAAGGTCAGCGACCGATACGTAAGTGCTCTTACTGCCAGCCAACCGGCCTGCATCAACCAATTAATTTAGGGCATTTACAAATACCTTCctgtcttttattttttataaggaTATCACTCGAATAGTagttttaatagtattttttgtaattttttaatagtaaGCTTGTAATAATACCAGGAGTAATGATATCTTTACAATTATCTTATTAATTTATTATTCTGTAGCTTGGGGGTTACTTCGTGATTGCCTTATCCGTGTGAATGTGGGTGTAACAGGATTTCAATTtccttttacaatttttcattcACCGGCAAAAAGACCGACATTTGAGAAATTTTGTCgaaattttgattatttttcgtGCTATGTGGGTCCTACATGTTAATAAAACAAATtctgaaattagatatttcttTCCCCTCTAAAACTCACGAAATTTCACAGAAATTTTAATCCGTGGGTGTAACGTTACATGCATGCGCAGGTTGAGATAAACAATGGCATCTTCGAGCTGACGCTGTCGAATCCGGACGGGAGTGTGACCGGCGTGCGGTACAACGGTGTGGATAATCTCATGGAGATAGGAAACAAGGAAGACAACAGAGGGTATCGATTTTTTTACTAGTGCTTTATTCTTCTTATCTTTTGCTATGTTTCGTCAAGAGCAAGAAATCAGTGCTCTTGGGTGGTTTTGGCACAATTACAAATGTGCACTTGTTCTTCAGTTAATTTGTTAACTCTGCAGCTaccagcttttttttttttttttttttttttgcattgtgACTGAAGTGATAATCAAAAACCATATTGATTTTACTTTACATGCACATGGATGCTGGAACTGAGGTGTGAACAGTAATGTTAGTGTGATACTGAATGCCCTCTGTCAGGTATTGGGACATCGTTTGGAATCCACCGGGAGAGAGAACTGGAATCTTTGATGTGTAAGATATCTTAATTCACAATTCATACTTCATTACTGCCTCCATGTGAAGAGAAAGCCCTGAAATGGAACATTCTTGTGCAGGATCAAAGGCACAGAGTTCCGCATCATATACCACGACGAAAGCCAGGCTGAGGTCTCCTTCACAAGAACATGGGATCCTTCCCTTGAAGGCAAAGCTGTCCCCTTGAACATTGATAAGAGGTGGCTCATGTACAAACATAACAATTTAGCTCTTCTCATCAGCTCATTGCattgagagaaaaagaaagagaacatGTTTAACAGAGCAAAATATTTCTCTACAGGTTCATCATCCTCCGGGGTTCCTCAGGATTCTACACCTACGGAATCTATGAGCATAAAGAAGGGTGGCCTGATTTTGGGCTGGAAGAGACAAGGGTGGCTTTCAAGCTTCGGAAAGACAAGTAGGCCTAGTTATCTGATGTTTTTCGCAGTTAGCTGAAATTTGCTGTGCACTGAATCTATGCTTTCGGTGCCATTGCAGGTTCCACTACATGGCACTGGCTGACAACAGGCAGAGAATTATGCCGATGCCTGATGACCGATTGCCGCCCCGAGGCCAGCAATTAGCATACCCTGAGGCTGTCCTCCTTGTGGATCCAATCAATCCTGACCTCAGAGGGGAGGTAAGCTGACGGCCTGACAAAGATAACTAATGTTGGTTAGCCATGGTAAAGATCTGATTTCATGCTGAATCTGAACATTGGTGATATACAATGTCTGTCAAGGTCGACGACAAATACCAGTACTCGTGCGAAGACCAGTACAACAATGTCCATGGATGGGTATCGTTTGATCCTCCAATCGGCTTTTGGCAGATAACTCCGAGCGACGAGTCCCGAACAGGAGGACCCCTGAAGCAGAATTTGACCTCTCATGTTGGCCCCACTATGCTAGCTGTAAGTTCAGGCATTGTGATGACCTGAAATCCACAAAGTGACTGAAACTGAGCTCAGATTATTTGATGACATGCAATTAGTTCTTCTGAATGCTTTATTTCATCCGATTACAGATGTTTCTTAGTGCACATTATGCCGGGGGTGACCTTTCGCCCAAGTTCACGGATGGAGAATATTGGAAAAAAGTCCACGGACCGGTCTTCATGTATCTTAATTCCAGTTGGGACGGAAGTGACCCAACTATGCTATGGGAGGATGCAAAAGTTCAGGTGATAACAATTCAGACTACATAAGTGCTTAAGGATATACAAATATATTGGATGGGAAAACTCTCCGATTCTCAGTTACGGGGGAGTGGCTACTGGCTGGTTATCTTTTCTGCATCTTATGAGTACTACAGAACTGTGGAAGTAACTTTGGTACTTGCTTTTCTTTATGATTTCCCTTGTGTAACCAGATGATGATTGAGAAAGAAAGCTGGCCATATGTTTTTGCACTTTCAGAGGATTTTCAGAAGACTGAGCAAAGAGGTTGCGTCTCTGGCAGATTACTAGTTCGAGACAGGTATGGAGTACTGCCACTTCGCAGTTTTCAGCAACTAGTTTAAGATTATAGTAGCTTAGGAATTTTCACATACCCCTGATATGCAGTTAAATTCCATTACATCTCTTACTAACCATCACGTCATTTAGGTATATAGATGATCAGGACCTTTATGCCTCAGGAGCCTATGTAGGCTTGGCCCTACCAGGAGAAGCTGGATCCTGGCAAAGAGAGTGCAAGGTTGGTTAGCCTGCCATGTACATTCCCTGTTTCTGTTCACAGAATGAGTTGCATTGTATTCTTTAGGCTATGCAGTTTATTCTCACACGCTGCATTTCCACAGGGATACCAATTCTGGTGTAGAGCAGATGTAGATGGGAGCTTCTACATCAGGAACATCGTAACTGGGAACTACAACCTGTATGCGTGGGTTCCGGGTTTTATAGGGGACTACAAATTAGATGCTACACTAACCATAGCTTCAGGTAAGCATCTTAACTTGGCTGGCATACATTCCTCTTGCAACTTTTTGTGGTGTCGTGAACCTTGGTATTCAATACCGATATGCAGGGGATGATATTTATCTTGGTGACCTTGTTTATGAACCGCCAAGAGACGGTCCGACAATTTGGGAGATTGGAGTACCTGACCGCTCCGCTGCTGAGTTTTATGTTCCAGACCCTAACCCCAACTATGTCAATAGATTGTACATCGACCATCCTGATAGGTGAACTGAAAATGGCTCAGTTTAAAGCATCTACCAATCATCGTTTCTCGTCCTATAGTCTTCTCAATTCTCACCGGTCATTGCAGATTTAGGCAATATGGACTTTGGGAACGATATGCAGAACTATACCCAGACGGTGATCTGGTATACACGATCGACCAAAGCGACTATAGCACTGATTGGTTCTATGCTCAAGTAAACAGGTGATATTTCTTATTTCTTTCAGATAAAACTGTTTGTGGAGAGCTACATGAATTGCTTCTCTAACATATGTAATTACCCCCACTGCAGAAGAACTGATCAAAACACTTACCAACCAACCACATGGCAGATCAAGTTCAATCTTGACAGTGTCAGTCCTAATAGCACCTACAAGTTCAGAGTGG
Protein-coding regions in this window:
- the LOC133895775 gene encoding probable rhamnogalacturonate lyase B isoform X4: MEIGNKEDNRGYWDIVWNPPGERTGIFDVIKGTEFRIIYHDESQAEVSFTRTWDPSLEGKAVPLNIDKRFIILRGSSGFYTYGIYEHKEGWPDFGLEETRVAFKLRKDKFHYMALADNRQRIMPMPDDRLPPRGQQLAYPEAVLLVDPINPDLRGEVDDKYQYSCEDQYNNVHGWVSFDPPIGFWQITPSDESRTGGPLKQNLTSHVGPTMLAMFLSAHYAGGDLSPKFTDGEYWKKVHGPVFMYLNSSWDGSDPTMLWEDAKVQMMIEKESWPYVFALSEDFQKTEQRGCVSGRLLVRDRYIDDQDLYASGAYVGLALPGEAGSWQRECKGYQFWCRADVDGSFYIRNIVTGNYNLYAWVPGFIGDYKLDATLTIASGDDIYLGDLVYEPPRDGPTIWEIGVPDRSAAEFYVPDPNPNYVNRLYIDHPDRFRQYGLWERYAELYPDGDLVYTIDQSDYSTDWFYAQVNRRTDQNTYQPTTWQIKFNLDSVSPNSTYKFRVALASSTLAELQVLSKERKKDLAFSYLHPSFFLSNVITGNSSCMINVLAQVFFNDQDKGVPHFTTGLIGRDNAIARHGIHGLYWLFNIDVGSAWLVQGLNTIYLKQARSTSPFQGLMYDYLRLEGPCGC
- the LOC133895775 gene encoding rhamnogalacturonate lyase B-like isoform X1, with product MGPPRAAGVDATAGVKVKVSDRYVEINNGIFELTLSNPDGSVTGVRYNGVDNLMEIGNKEDNRGYWDIVWNPPGERTGIFDVIKGTEFRIIYHDESQAEVSFTRTWDPSLEGKAVPLNIDKRFIILRGSSGFYTYGIYEHKEGWPDFGLEETRVAFKLRKDKFHYMALADNRQRIMPMPDDRLPPRGQQLAYPEAVLLVDPINPDLRGEVDDKYQYSCEDQYNNVHGWVSFDPPIGFWQITPSDESRTGGPLKQNLTSHVGPTMLAMFLSAHYAGGDLSPKFTDGEYWKKVHGPVFMYLNSSWDGSDPTMLWEDAKVQMMIEKESWPYVFALSEDFQKTEQRGCVSGRLLVRDRYIDDQDLYASGAYVGLALPGEAGSWQRECKGYQFWCRADVDGSFYIRNIVTGNYNLYAWVPGFIGDYKLDATLTIASGDDIYLGDLVYEPPRDGPTIWEIGVPDRSAAEFYVPDPNPNYVNRLYIDHPDRFRQYGLWERYAELYPDGDLVYTIDQSDYSTDWFYAQVNRRTDQNTYQPTTWQIKFNLDSVSPNSTYKFRVALASSTLAELQVLSKERKKDLAFSYLHPSFFLSNVITGNSSCMINVLAQVFFNDQDKGVPHFTTGLIGRDNAIARHGIHGLYWLFNIDVGSAWLVQGLNTIYLKQARSTSPFQGLMYDYLRLEGPCGC
- the LOC133895775 gene encoding rhamnogalacturonate lyase B-like isoform X3 yields the protein MGPPRAAGVDATAGVKVKVSDRYVEINNGIFELTLSNPDGSVTGVRYNGVDNLMEIGNKEDNRGYWDIVWNPPGERTGIFDVIKGTEFRIIYHDESQAEVSFTRTWDPSLEGKAVPLNIDKRFIILRGSSGFYTYGIYEHKEGWPDFGLEETRVAFKLRKDKFHYMALADNRQRIMPMPDDRLPPRGQQLAYPEAVLLVDPINPDLRGEVDDKYQYSCEDQYNNVHGWVSFDPPIGFWQITPSDESRTGGPLKQNLTSHVGPTMLAMFLSAHYAGGDLSPKFTDGEYWKKVHGPVFMYLNSSWDGSDPTMLWEDAKVQMMIEKESWPYVFALSEDFQKTEQRGCVSGRLLVRDRYIDDQDLYASGAYVGLALPGEAGSWQRECKGYQFWCRADVDGSFYIRNIVTGNYNLYAWVPGFIGDYKLDATLTIASGDDIYLGDLVYEPPRDGPTIWEIGVPDRSAAEFYVPDPNPNYVNRLYIDHPDRFRQYGLWERYAELYPDGDLVYTIDQSDYSTDWFYAQVNRRTDQNTYQPTTWQIKFNLDSVSPNSTYKFRVALASSTLAELQVFFNDQDKGVPHFTTGLIGRDNAIARHGIHGLYWLFNIDVGSAWLVQGLNTIYLKQARSTSPFQGLMYDYLRLEGPCGC
- the LOC133895775 gene encoding probable rhamnogalacturonate lyase B isoform X2, with the translated sequence MGPPRAAGVDATAGVKVKVSDRYVEINNGIFELTLSNPDGSVTGVRYNGVDNLMEIGNKEDNRGYWDIVWNPPGERTGIFDVIKGTEFRIIYHDESQAEVSFTRTWDPSLEGKAVPLNIDKRFIILRGSSGFYTYGIYEHKEGWPDFGLEETRVAFKLRKDKFHYMALADNRQRIMPMPDDRLPPRGQQLAYPEAVLLVDPINPDLRGEITPSDESRTGGPLKQNLTSHVGPTMLAMFLSAHYAGGDLSPKFTDGEYWKKVHGPVFMYLNSSWDGSDPTMLWEDAKVQMMIEKESWPYVFALSEDFQKTEQRGCVSGRLLVRDRYIDDQDLYASGAYVGLALPGEAGSWQRECKGYQFWCRADVDGSFYIRNIVTGNYNLYAWVPGFIGDYKLDATLTIASGDDIYLGDLVYEPPRDGPTIWEIGVPDRSAAEFYVPDPNPNYVNRLYIDHPDRFRQYGLWERYAELYPDGDLVYTIDQSDYSTDWFYAQVNRRTDQNTYQPTTWQIKFNLDSVSPNSTYKFRVALASSTLAELQVLSKERKKDLAFSYLHPSFFLSNVITGNSSCMINVLAQVFFNDQDKGVPHFTTGLIGRDNAIARHGIHGLYWLFNIDVGSAWLVQGLNTIYLKQARSTSPFQGLMYDYLRLEGPCGC